One window from the genome of Gopherus evgoodei ecotype Sinaloan lineage chromosome 2, rGopEvg1_v1.p, whole genome shotgun sequence encodes:
- the ATP6V1B2 gene encoding V-type proton ATPase subunit B, brain isoform encodes MAALRAIRGMVNGAVSELSGGNSGAAAAREQAAAANRDYISQPRLTYKTVSGVNGPLVILDQVKFPRYAEIVHLTLPDGTKRSGQVLEVSGSKAVVQVFEGTSGIDAKKTSCEFTGDILRTPVSEDMLGRVFNGSGKPIDRGPIVLAEDYLDIMGQPINPQCRIYPEEMIQTGISAIDGMNSIARGQKIPIFSAAGLPHNEIAAQICRQAGLVKKSKDVMDYSEENFAIVFAAMGVNMETARFFKTDFEENGSMDNVCLFLNLANDPTIERIITPRLALTTAEFLAYQCEKHVLVILTDMSSYAEALREVSAAREEVPGRRGFPGYMYTDLATIYERAGRVEGRNGSITQIPILTMPNDDITHPIPDLTGYITEGQIYVDRQLHNRQIYPPINVLPSLSRLMKSAIGEGMTRKDHSDVSNQLYACYAIGKDVQAMKAVVGEEALSSDDLLYLEFLQKFERNFIAQGPYENRTVYETLDIGWQLLRIFPKEMLKRIPQSTLAEFYPRDSTAKH; translated from the exons ATGGCGGCGTTGCGGGCGATCCGGGGGATGGTGAACGGGGCCGTGTCCGAGCTGTCCGGGGGCAACAGCGGCGCGGCCGCCGCGCGGGAGCAGGCGGCGGCGGCCAACcgggactacatctcccagccccGACTGA CATATAAAACTGTATCAGGAGTTAATGGTCCACTGGTAATCTTGGATCAAGTTAAG TTTCCTAGGTATGCAGAGATTGTCCACTTGACACTTCCTGATGGCACAAAGAGAAGCGGGCAGGTTTTAGAAGTCAGCGGCTCTAAAGCTGTAGTTCAG GTATTTGAGGGAACTTCGGGTATTGACGCTAAGAAAACATCTTGTGAATTTACAGGGGATATTCTCCGAACCCCAGTATCTGAGGATATGCTTG GTCGTGTATTTAATGGATCAGGAAAACCTATTGACAGAGGTCCCATTGTCTTGGCTGAAGATTACCTGGATATTATgg GTCAACCAATCAATCCTCAGTGTCGAATCTACCCAGAAGAGATGATTCAAACTGGCATTTCTGCAATAGATGGCATGAACAGCATTGCCAGAGGACAGAAAATTCCCATATTCTCTGCTGCTGGTTTGCCCCATAATGAG ATTGCGGCTCAGATATGTCGCCAGGCTGGTTTAGTGAAGAAATCCAAAGATGTGATGGACTACAGTGAAGAGAACTTCGCCATTGTGTTTGCTGCTATGGGT GTGAACATGGAAACAGCTCGATTCTTCAAAACCGACTTTGAGGAAAATGGCTCTATGGACAACGTGTGTCTGTTCTTGAACTTGGCCAATGACCCAAC CATTGAGCGTATTATCACCCCTCGACTTGCTCTAACCACTGCTGAGTTCTTGGCCTATCAGTGTGAGAAGCACGTTCTGGTCATTCTGACGGATATGAGCTCCTATGCTGAAGCTCTACGAGAG GTTTCAGCAGCTAGAGAGGAAGTGCCTGGCCGACGTGGCTTCCCTGGTTACATGTACACCGACTTGGCGACTATATATGAGCGAGCTGGGCGCGTGGAAGGCAGGAATGGCTCCATTACTCAGATTCCTATTCTTACTATGCCCAATGATG ATATTACTCATCCCATCCCTGACTTGACTGGATATATTACCGAGGGGCAGATCTACGTGGATAGGCAGCTGCACAACAGACAG ATTTACCCACCTATTAACGTGTTACCCTCCTTGTCTCGACTGATGAAGTCTGCTATTGGAGAGGGTATGACCAGGAAGGACCATTCAGATGTGTCCAACCAGCTG TATGCCTGCTATGCTATTGGAAAGGATGTGCAAGCTATGAAGGCTGTAGTTGGTGAGGAAGCGCTTAGCTCAGATGATCTTCTTTATCTGGAGTTTCTGCAGAAGTTTGAAAGAAATTTCATAGCTCAGG GTCCTTATGAAAACCGCACTGTTTACGAGACCCTGGACATTGGCTGGCAGCTTCTGCGAATCTTCCCCAAAGAGATGCTAAAGAGAATTCCTCAGAGCACCCTGGCAGAATTCTATCCTCGAGACTCCACTGCGAAGCACTAG